Genomic window (Paraburkholderia phenazinium):
ACTTTCTTTGCCGCCGCAAAGAAAGTAGGCAAAGAAAGCGGGCTCACACCGCTAGCGCTTAGTGAGCCATCCCGGTCTGCTACCGGGAACGGCCCAAAACGAGACCTGCCATCGCATTTCCCCCCTCAGTGACACAGCGCTCATCCATCCCGCCTTCGCACTCCGTGCGCAGCGGATGGGTCCGCCCATGGTGGGACGCAGATGTGAACTGGCTATGCATGCGCTAAAATGTTTGGATGCCTAAATAGTGCACGGCAAGGCGCAACAAGATGAGCGTATCGAAGAATTGTTATGCCCGACGGCGGGGCGCGCAGCGCAACGCTGGAACGGATGAGTGCTGTGTCACTAACGTAGATGGTGCGAGAGCGGGTCTCGTCTTGGGCCGTTCCCGGTGGCAGACCGGGATGGCTCACTAAACGCTAGCGGTTGCAGCCCGCTTTCTTTGCTTACTTTCTTTGCGGCGGCAAAGAAAGTAAGTGCCGCCCCGCACAGGGGCATCGCTAATAGACCACTAAGAAATCAAGGAAAGGCCAACCCCGCAGGAACAACAACCAAAGCGCCACCCAGGCAAAAAGACAGCCCTAAGCAACACCCCCAGGCACCCCCCGCCCGTGCCAGCGAACAACCAACAGCTTGCCACAATAACAAAGCCCGCCGGCAACGCCAATAGCAACCCCCATCCCTTTAGGCGAAGCCCCCTCCCAAACTCCCACAGCAAGAGAAGCCCCCGCCCCCAACGCCAGTTGCACCGCCCCAAACACCGCCGCCGCAGCCCCAGCATTGTTCGGATACCGATGCATCAAATCCGTCGTGCAGTTAGCCGACAACAACCCCACCACCCCAACCACAAAAAACAACCCCGCCACGATCGACCACAACCCACCCCACCCGGTCAGGCAGACCAACGACACAAACAGCGAAGCCACACAGCTAACCGTCGCCGAAAACGAAATGATCGGCAACGACCCCAACCGCCCAATCAGCCGCGTATTCATAAAGTTGCCGAACATGATGCCGACAATATTCAACGCAAACAGAAACCCATAATGCTGCGCGGAAACATGGAAGTACTCGATGTACACAAACGGCGTCGCCGTGATGTACGCGAACATCGATGCAAACGCCATCCCGCCGCATAACATATGCCCCCATGCCACCGGGTCGCGCAGCAACTTCCCATACGCCGCAAACGACTGTAGCACCGCCGAATGCTTGCGCTTTTCCCGTGGCCACGTCTCCGGCACCTTCAGGTACGCCGTCACCGCGCACGCCGTGCCAAACAGCGTCAGCGCAACAAACACCACCCGCCATCCGCCCAGCAACAATAACTGGCCGCCAATCAGCGGCGCCAGCAACGGCCCGATCGACGTCACAATCGCAAGCATCGATAACACCCGGGCCGCATCGGCCGGCTCGTGCGCATCCCGTGCAATCGCGCGCGCCAGCACCGACGCCGCACCCGCGCCAAGCGCCTGCACGAAACGGAACGTCACCAGCGATCCAATCGAAAACGAAAAGCCGCAGGCGATGCTCGCCAGCGCATACATGATGATCCCGCCCAGCAGCACCGGCCGCCGTCCGTACGAGTCCGAAAGCGGCCCGTACAACAACATGCCGATCGAAAAGCCAAACATGAAACTCGTGAGCGTCGTCTGCGCGGCACTAGTGCTGACCAGAAACGCCTGCGCAATCGATGGCAGGCTCGGCAGGTACATGTCGATGGAAATCGGTCCGCACGCAGCCAGCGCGCCGAGCAACAGGATCAGCCGGCCATCGGGCCGGCGTCGAGTGACGTGAGACATGGGAATCCAGAAGAAGCAGCCCGCTGACCTACGCGTCGGACCGCGGAAAACAGTGAAGACCGCTGCATTGACAGCCGCAATTGTACGCGACGGTCAAATGGGTCGTCGCGCGTACGCCTGGTCAGCATGGCCGCCAATCGGTTAAGCTCCCGCCTAAGCCATCAACGACTCTCCCAACCCATCTGCCCTAGTCCGTCATGACCGCCTTCCTGCTGATCTGGAGCCCCAAGAAATGGCCCTGGCCAGAGCTGCCCGATGTCGTCAAGCGGGTCGCCGCCGGTGAAGCGGTGACCGATGTCTGGGGCTGCGGCGTCGCCCGCAGCATCCTGCCCGGCGACCGTGTGTTCCTCCATCGGGTCACCCAGGAACCCCGAGGCGTGTTCGGCTCCGGCTACGTCACGCGCGCGCCGTACGAAGTGCCCGATCCCTACTCCAAACGCGGCTATCGTCTGTGCATTGACTTCGTCTACGACTGGCTCGTCGACGCTCATCAGGAGGTCGTCGTCACGCGCGACGCCTTGCGCGTCCATCCCTTCTCCGTGCAGACGTGGGATGCGCAGGCATCCGGTACGTCGATCAAGCCGGTCGCCGAAGGCGCGCTCGAAAAACGCTGGGCCGAACTGACCGGCAAGCGCAAACCACCGCCGCTTGCCCCGCCTACGGGGCCGACGCAGTCCTCCAAGTTTTCGGCCCATGCCGCGGCAAAGCGCGCCGGTGAAGCAGCGGCCGTCAGGCACCCGCCCTTCAGCACCGCGCTCTCGCTGACGTCGGGGAATGGTGCCGCGGGCCCCGCGAGCCCCACCGGCGGCCCCGGGCGATCTGTCCGAAAGAAAGCCTAAACCCGGCCAAACGGGCGTCGCAGACCGGCCCGTGCGGCGCTCGCCTACCACACCGCACCGGGACAATCCACCGCAAGCCCCTCTGCTGCCGCGGCCCGCCGACTGCGCGTGACTCCGGTACAATTTCAGATAACCATTCAGCTGCCGCGAAACGGGCATGCGGGCCGGCCGTCCGCCGGCCGTCGGTCAATCCCGCGCGCCTCTGTGCATCCCTATCAGACAGGTCCACGTCCATGTCCAGCCATTCCAGGAACGAAGCGCTTTTCGAACGCGCCCAGCTCACCATCCCCGGTGGGGTCAACTCGCCCGTGCGCGCCTTCCGCTCGGTCGGCGGCACGCCACGCTTCATCGAGCGCGCGCAGGGCGCCTACTTCTGGGACGCCGACGGCCAGCGCTATATCGACTACATCGGCTCCTGGGGCCCGATGATCCTCGGCCACGTCCATCCGGAAGTGCTCGAAGCCGTGCAGAAGGTGCTCGTCAACGGCTTCTCGTTCGGCGCGCCGACCGAATCCGAGGTCGAGATCGCCGAGGAAATTTGCAAGCTGGTGCCATCCATCGAACAGGTGCGCATGGTCTCGAGCGGCACGGAAGCCACCATGAGCGCGCTGCGTCTCGCC
Coding sequences:
- a CDS encoding Bcr/CflA family multidrug efflux MFS transporter, which produces MSHVTRRRPDGRLILLLGALAACGPISIDMYLPSLPSIAQAFLVSTSAAQTTLTSFMFGFSIGMLLYGPLSDSYGRRPVLLGGIIMYALASIACGFSFSIGSLVTFRFVQALGAGAASVLARAIARDAHEPADAARVLSMLAIVTSIGPLLAPLIGGQLLLLGGWRVVFVALTLFGTACAVTAYLKVPETWPREKRKHSAVLQSFAAYGKLLRDPVAWGHMLCGGMAFASMFAYITATPFVYIEYFHVSAQHYGFLFALNIVGIMFGNFMNTRLIGRLGSLPIISFSATVSCVASLFVSLVCLTGWGGLWSIVAGLFFVVGVVGLLSANCTTDLMHRYPNNAGAAAAVFGAVQLALGAGASLAVGVWEGASPKGMGVAIGVAGGLCYCGKLLVVRWHGRGVPGGVA